In Methanothrix sp., a genomic segment contains:
- a CDS encoding GbsR/MarR family transcriptional regulator has product MDQEVRALLKRHMIDACVKVANSRGCCDAVGVLQGTLFLTDAPLSMDQLVEETGYSKSTVSINMGILERMGLVKREVIPGDKRYHYVPVRDPDSLRRDMIVNIRQNLQDILIALDRTEADLKARDGPDPSVPERIEEIRRYYRRTDKMLDLMSRYSTEELICRLEAPI; this is encoded by the coding sequence ATGGACCAGGAGGTGAGAGCCCTCTTGAAGAGGCATATGATAGATGCCTGTGTCAAGGTGGCCAATAGCCGCGGCTGCTGTGATGCCGTTGGGGTATTGCAGGGCACCCTCTTTCTCACGGATGCCCCTCTATCCATGGATCAGCTGGTGGAGGAGACCGGCTACAGCAAATCCACAGTCAGCATCAATATGGGCATCCTGGAGAGAATGGGTTTGGTCAAAAGAGAGGTCATTCCTGGGGATAAGAGATACCACTATGTACCAGTCAGAGATCCTGATTCTCTCCGGAGGGATATGATCGTCAACATCCGCCAGAATCTGCAGGATATTCTGATCGCTCTTGACAGAACTGAGGCCGATCTGAAGGCCAGAGATGGTCCGGACCCATCAGTCCCGGAGAGGATCGAGGAGATCAGACGATATTATAGACGGACCGATAAGATGCTGGATCTGATGTCAAGATACAGCACAGAGGAGCTCATCTGCCGGCTGGAGGCGCCCATCTGA
- a CDS encoding pentapeptide repeat-containing protein, translated as MVDNLLMIRAEEVHKRLEEGRPVEYENVIIYGDLDLHDLDLPLDRDMRKIVRSIIKIEYSVIKGNAFFDRCAFQGLVDFDGTVFSQVANFSDSNFQEDAGFSLAQFQGEANFSRAHFATEANFSRARFNDADFGRARFQRSFHLSNAKVYTLRLSDAIFEEHSSIHLKDLNYNRIAVRWNSIRSNLPYNGSVYLTLIKNFRNLEQFEDEDCCYYQYRREKQTRTTKAFPRLVDKLAWLSCGYGVRPSHTMLLSLALIILFTAIYWGGHALQPSASADPGSIITLSDAFYFSSMWFLGRAPQNICIIEGFEFLTVFETLLGWLLMALFLITMSKVMLR; from the coding sequence ATGGTCGACAACCTCCTGATGATCAGAGCAGAAGAGGTGCATAAGAGGCTAGAGGAGGGCAGGCCGGTTGAGTACGAGAACGTCATCATCTATGGCGACCTGGATCTGCACGATCTGGACCTCCCTTTGGACAGGGATATGCGGAAGATCGTAAGATCGATAATCAAGATAGAGTACTCTGTGATCAAGGGCAATGCGTTCTTCGATCGCTGTGCCTTCCAGGGGCTGGTGGACTTTGATGGCACAGTCTTCTCTCAGGTGGCCAACTTCTCGGACTCCAATTTCCAGGAGGATGCCGGCTTCTCCCTGGCCCAGTTCCAAGGAGAGGCCAACTTCTCCCGTGCCCACTTCGCCACTGAGGCCAACTTCTCTCGCGCCAGGTTCAATGATGCAGACTTTGGCCGGGCGAGATTCCAGCGCAGCTTTCACCTCTCCAATGCCAAAGTCTACACCCTGCGCCTCTCCGATGCCATCTTCGAGGAGCACTCCAGCATTCACTTAAAAGACCTCAACTACAACCGGATTGCAGTCCGCTGGAACTCCATCCGCAGCAACCTTCCCTACAATGGATCAGTCTATCTCACTCTGATAAAAAACTTCAGAAATTTGGAGCAGTTTGAGGACGAGGACTGCTGCTACTATCAGTATCGAAGGGAGAAGCAGACCCGGACCACAAAGGCATTTCCGAGATTGGTCGACAAATTGGCCTGGCTCTCCTGCGGCTATGGGGTCCGGCCGTCCCACACCATGCTCCTCAGCCTGGCCCTGATCATCCTCTTCACTGCCATCTATTGGGGAGGACATGCCCTCCAGCCATCAGCCTCTGCCGATCCAGGGAGCATCATAACCCTGAGCGATGCCTTCTACTTCAGCAGCATGTGGTTTCTTGGCCGGGCCCCCCAGAATATCTGCATCATCGAGGGCTTCGAGTTCCTGACTGTCTTTGAGACCCTGCTCGGCTGGCTGCTCATGGCTCTATTCCTGATCACTATGAGCAAGGTGATGCTGAGATGA
- a CDS encoding thymidylate synthase has translation MPHTSSSELKSNGLGRFIRARTISDAWHRGLNLIWRQGEEMVDERGVRILELLSLQMVVQDPYQEMIPEEYSWNEERLEEYAHQLQCGENPGFEYTYGERLRSWRMPGMPSLDQIDMAIRRLRESPATRRATAVTWIPPLDSSRDEVPCMIVDDFKLRGGRLHLSIFFRSHDFAGAYPANLYGLARLLEYAACEVGAEPGSISTTSASAHIYEHDWDWVEEMLLGRGES, from the coding sequence TTGCCGCACACATCATCATCTGAACTGAAGAGCAATGGCCTTGGGAGGTTTATTCGCGCACGCACCATCTCTGATGCCTGGCACAGAGGCCTGAACCTCATCTGGCGGCAGGGAGAGGAGATGGTAGATGAGAGGGGGGTTCGTATCCTGGAGCTTTTATCCCTGCAGATGGTGGTGCAAGATCCATATCAAGAGATGATTCCTGAGGAGTACTCCTGGAATGAGGAACGGCTGGAGGAGTATGCCCATCAGCTCCAGTGCGGCGAGAACCCCGGCTTTGAGTATACCTATGGAGAAAGGCTGCGCTCCTGGAGGATGCCGGGCATGCCCTCCCTGGATCAGATCGATATGGCCATCCGGCGGCTGCGGGAATCTCCTGCCACCCGTCGGGCCACAGCAGTCACCTGGATCCCTCCCCTGGACTCGTCCCGGGATGAGGTCCCCTGCATGATCGTGGACGACTTCAAATTGCGTGGCGGCAGGCTGCACCTTTCCATCTTCTTCCGGAGCCATGACTTCGCCGGCGCCTATCCCGCCAACCTCTATGGCCTGGCCAGGCTGCTGGAGTATGCCGCCTGCGAGGTGGGGGCTGAGCCGGGCTCCATCTCCACCACCAGCGCCTCTGCCCACATCTATGAGCATGACTGGGACTGGGTAGAGGAGATGCTTTTGGGGAGAGGCGAGAGCTGA
- a CDS encoding rubrerythrin family protein — protein sequence MSRTEDFLWEAFAGESQANRKYSAFAAQADKEGHPQAARLFRAAAEAEAVHAANHLRALKGIKGTKENLREAIAGETHEFKYMYPEMIAAAKEEEASDAERSFNYANAVEEHHARLYHNMLDGLDSQRELFPYYVCPVCGMTVEREAPDKCPVCGVKGSMFKRVE from the coding sequence ATGAGCCGAACAGAGGATTTCTTATGGGAGGCGTTTGCCGGCGAGTCCCAGGCGAACAGGAAGTACAGCGCATTTGCTGCTCAGGCGGACAAAGAGGGCCATCCCCAGGCCGCCAGGCTTTTCCGGGCAGCAGCAGAGGCAGAAGCAGTGCACGCGGCCAACCATCTGCGCGCCCTGAAGGGCATAAAGGGCACCAAGGAGAACCTGCGCGAGGCGATCGCCGGAGAGACGCATGAGTTCAAGTATATGTATCCGGAGATGATTGCTGCGGCAAAGGAGGAGGAGGCAAGTGATGCTGAGAGGTCATTTAACTATGCCAATGCAGTGGAAGAGCATCATGCCCGGCTTTATCATAACATGCTCGATGGGCTGGACTCCCAAAGGGAGCTGTTCCCCTATTATGTCTGCCCGGTGTGTGGCATGACTGTGGAGCGCGAGGCTCCTGATAAGTGCCCGGTCTGCGGGGTCAAGGGAAGCATGTTCAAGAGGGTCGAGTAG